The following proteins are encoded in a genomic region of Channa argus isolate prfri chromosome 3, Channa argus male v1.0, whole genome shotgun sequence:
- the kif16ba gene encoding kinesin-like protein KIF16B isoform X12 produces the protein MASVRVAVRVRPMNRREKDLTAKCIIRMEGTKTSILNLKVPDGVVGDSTRERTKTFTYDFSYDSMDCKSSMFASQEKVFKDLGSDVLKAAFEGYNACVFAYGQTGSGKSYTMMGSPGDAGLIPRICEGLFSRISDATRWDEASFRTEVSYLEIYNERVRDLLRRKSTQTYNLRVREHPKDGPYVEDLSKHLVQNYSDVEELMEAGNINRTTASTGMNDVSSRSHAIFTINFTQAKFDAEMPSETVSKIHLVDLAGSERADATGATGVRLKEGGNINKSLVTLGNVISSLADMTQDGVNTNLKKKSVFVPYRDSVLTWLLKDSLGGNSKTIMIATISPADVNYGETLSTLRYANRAKNIINKPTINEDSNVRLIRELRAEIARLKALLVQGNQIALLDSPTALSMEEKLHQNEARVLELTKEWTNKWNETQNILKEETLALRKEGIGVVLDSELPHLIGIDDDLLSTGIILYHLKEGRTYVGREDASTEQDIILHGLDLESEHCMFENQNGTVTLVPLGGAQCSVNGVQVMEPSQLNQGAVILLGRTNMFRFNHPKEAAKLREKRKSGLLSTFSLSMTDLSKSCENLSTVMLYNPGIFTEKGPVFLRLEFERQQREELEKLEMKRRLIKEMEAKQQSEKAELERLQQEVESQRKESEEVQQRILHQEESLRRRSQDIESRLRDFLAEKERFEEERRSDIQGVDHQRQRLLHEHVAEEDEEQRQQQEATAQTEIYRELERLKREREEQQVRLEAERRRLEEQEREQLSLVERLEEQLREKHEAATTLLAREDGRRLEEERRALAEIREALLRAKEAGERTDVEDASGEATSAQARYMDFKATQVKELGQLEEGLQQQRERLEKEVAAEHNTLLHLARSLKERQQQLKETRERGAQDATAVGQEEQLVKQAEHRLQFKERQLARLADSLLPALAEEKQRAAKMLERSNGNCDSPPGLDNTLYQVEKELEEKEEKLNLHWHNAQQLQQLQETYEFTANVARQEEKVRRKEKEILESKEKQQREAMEQAVARLERRHSALRRSTSLEPDAEELRYKNSIQRNLRPGANLDQQRLEVEREIQKLRQRISEGEENNRTHFISNDEKMSSPVGHIQSRNTLLPLSDDRINAYIEEEVQRRLRKLNLLNGSNNMDQSVSCEPHGEEEEVSDCSSVRLTDERLASRHLGTSSDVLQEPVKINIPRYLLRGQGKDEHFEFEVKITVVDETWTVFRRYSRFREMHKSLKLKYPELAALEFPPKKLFGNRDERMVAERRNHLERYLRSLFRVMLSSSSSPLRADTDGGLHLSKHAICEFSSFFKKGVFENSSHGTS, from the exons ATGGCATCGGTTCGGGTGGCTGTTCGTGTCAGGCCCATGAACAGAAG GGAGAAGGACTTGACTGCAAAATGCATCATCAGGATGGAAGGAACAAAAACCTCAATCCTCAACTTGAAG GTCCCTGATGGAGTCGTTGGCGATTCGACGAGGGAACGAACCAAAACCTTCACGTATGACTTCTCGTATGACTCCATGGACTGTAAGAGCTCCATGTTTGCCTCTCAGGAAAAG gtttttaaaGATTTGGGCTCTGATGTCCTGAAAGCAGCATTTGAAGGCTACAATGCCTGTGTCTTCGCCTATGGTCAGACTGGCTCAGGGAAGTCCTACACCATGATGGGCTCTCCG GGCGACGCAGGTCTGATCCCGAGGATCTGTGAAGGTCTGTTCAGCCGGATCTCTGACGCCACACGATGGGATGAAGCTTCATTTCGAACAGAAGTCAG CTACCTGGAGATCTACAATGAGAGGGTGAGGGACCTGCTGAGGAGGAAGTCCACTCAGACCTACAACCTGAGAGTCAGAGAGCACCCGAAGGACGGCCCTTACGTGGAAG ATCTGTCCAAACACCTGGTGCAGAATTACAGCGACGTAGAGGAGCTGATGGAGGCCGGAAATATCAACCGCACCACTGCCAGCACTGGCATGAATGACGTCAGCAGCCGCTCACACGCCATCTTCACCATCAACTTCACACAG GCCAAATTCGATGCAGAGATGCCCAGTGAAACTGTCAGTAAGATCCATCTGGTTGATCTGGCCGGCAGTGAGCGAGCCGATGCCACTGGCGCCACCGGTGTGCGGCTGAAAGAAGGAGGAAACATCAACAAGTCACTGGTTACCCTGGGCAACGTCATCTCTTCTCTAG CGGACATGACCCAGGACGGCGTGAACACCAACCTGAAGAAGAAGTCAGTGTTTGTTCCCTACAGAGACTCAGTGCTAACGTGGCTACTGAAGGACAGTCTGGGAGGCAACTCCAAGACCATCATGATTGCCa CCATTTCCCCTGCTGATGTAAACTACGGTGAGACCCTCAGCACTCTGCGATACGCCAACCGAGCCAAAAACATCATCAATAAGCCCACCATCAACGAGGACTCCAACGTCAGGCTGATCAGAGAACTGCGCGCTGAAATCGCTCGACTGAAGGCTCTGCTGGTTCAGGGCAACCAG ATCGCTCTCCTGGATTCACCCACTGCTCTGAGTATGGAGGAGAAGCTGCATCAGAACGAAGCCAGA GTCCTAGAATTGACCAAAGAATGGACCAACAAGTGGAATGAGACACAAAACATCCTCAAG gAGGAGACTCTGGCTCTGAGGAAAGAGGGGATCGGTGTGGTGTTAGACTCTGAGCTGCCCCACCTCATTGGCATTGATGACGACCTCCTCAGCACCGGCATTATCCTTTATCACCTGAAG GAAGGACGGACATATGTGGGGAGAGAGGACGCATCTACAGAGCAAGACATCA TCCTGCACGGTTTGGACCTGGAGAGTGAACACTGTATGTTTGAGAACCAGAATGGGACGGTGACTCTGGTGCCGCTTGGTGGGGCTCAGTGTTCAGTGAATGGAGTCCAGGTGATGGAACCGTCACAGCTCAACCAAG GTGCCGTTATTCTGCTCGGCAGGACCAACATGTTTCGCTTTAACCATCCAAAGGAGGCGGCCAAGCTGAGGGAGAAACGAAAG AGTGGGCTGCTCTCTACCTTCAGCCTGTCTATGACGGATCTGTCCAAGTCTTGTGAAAACCTCTCCACTGTGATGCTCTACAACCCTGG TATCTTCACTGAGAAAGGCCCCGTTTTCCTCAG GTTGGAGTTTGAGAGACAGCAGCGAGAAGAGCTGGAAAAACTGGAGATGAAAAG GAGGCTGATCAAAGAGATGGAGGCAAAGCAGCAGAGTGagaaggcagagctggagcGCCTGCAGCAGGAGGTGGAGAGTCAGCGCAAGGAGTCTGAAGAGGTGCAGCAACGAATCCTCCATCAGGAGGAGAGCCTCCGCCGCCGCAGCCAGGATATCGAGAGCCGCCTGCGGGACTTTCTGGCAGAAAAGGAGCGATTTGAGGAGGAGAGACGCTCAGACATCCAGGGGGTGGACCACCAACGGCAGAGACTGCTGCACGAGCATGTagcagaggaggatgaggagcaACGACAGCAGCAGGAGGCCACAGCACAGACTGAGATCTATCGTGAGCTTGAGAGGCTGAAGAGGGAACGTGAAGAGCAGCAGGTTCGTCTGGAGGCCGAGCGGCGGCGGCTGGAGGAGCAGGAGCGTGAACAGCTGAGTCTGGTGGAGAGGCTGGAGGAGCAACTGAGAGAAAAACATGAGGCAGCCACAACCCTGCTGGCCCGGGAGGATGGTCGGCGCCTGGAGGAGGAGCGCCGAGCACTGGCTGAGATCAGAGAAGCGCTGCTTCGTGCCAAAGAGGCTGGAGAGCGGACAGATGTGGAGGATGCCAGTGGGGAGGCGACGTCTGCCCAGGCTCGATACATGGACTTCAAGGCGACTCAGGTGAAGGAGCTGGGTCAGCTCGAGGAGGGGCTCCAGCAGCAGAGGGAGCGCCTAGAGAAGGAGGTGGCTGCTGAGCACAACACACTGCTGCATCTTGCACGCAGTCTCAAGGAACGGCAACAGCAGCTGAAGGAGACGCGGGAGAGAGGAGCTCAAGATGCTACTGCCGTCGGTCAGGAGGAGCAACTGGTTAAACAGGCTGAGCACCGACTGCAGTTTAAGGAGCGGCAGCTGGCTCGCCTTGCCGACAGCCTCCTCCCTGCACTGGCCGAGGAGAAGCAGAGAGCTGCCAAGATGCTAGAGCGTAGCAACGGGAACTGCGACAGCCCACCAGGACTGGACAACACACTGTACCAGGTGGAGAAAGagctggaagaaaaagaagagaaactaAACCTTCACTGGCACAACGcacagcagctccagcagctcCAGGAGACCTACGAGTTCACAGCCAATGTGGCCCGGCAGGAGGAGAAGGTGAGGCGGAAGGAGAAGGAGATCCTGGAGTCGAAGGAAAAGCAGCAGAGGGAGGCAATGGAGCAAGCTGTGGCCCGGCTGGAGCGGAGGCACTCAGCCCTGAGACGCAGCACCTCCCTGGAGCCTGACGCCGAGGAGCTGAGATACAAGAATTCCATCCAGAGAAACCTGAGGCCGGGGGCAAACCTGGACCAGCAGAGGTTAGA AGTGGAGCGCGAGATCCAGAAGTTGAGGCAGAGAATCAGCGAAGGGGAAGAAAACAACAGGACTCATTTCATCAGTAACGATGAGAAGATGAGTTCCCCAGTTGGCCACATCCAGAGTCGGAACACGCTGCTGCCACTTTCAGATGACAG GATAAACGCCTACATTGAGGAGGAGGTCCAGCGCAGGTTGCGCAAGTTGAATCTTCTGAATGGCAGCAACAACATGGATCAGTCTGTGTCCTGTGAACCACATGGG gaggaagaggaagttaGCGACTGTAGCTCTGTTAGATTAACAGATGAG CGATTGGCGTCTCGTCATCTTGGGACCAGCTCTGATGTCCTGCAGGAGcctgttaaaattaacattccTCGTTACCTTCTCCGGGGACAAGGGAAGGACGAGCACTTTGAGTTTGAGGTGAAG ATCACGGTGGTGGATGAAACATGGACTGTGTTCAGACGTTACAGTCGCTTCAGGGAGATGCACAAGAGCCTCAAATTAAAATATCCTGAG CTTGCAGCTCTCGAGTTCCCTCCAAAGAAACTGTTTGGAAACCGGGATGAGCGGATGGTCGCTGAGCGCCGGAATCACCTGGAG CGTTATCTGAGGAGCTTGTTCCGGGTGATGCTGTCGTCATCCAGCTCTCCTCTCAGAGCCGACACAGATGGAGGTCTCCACCTGTCCAAACACGCCATCTGTGAGTTCTCATCGTTCTTCAAGAAGGGCGTCTTCGAGAACAGCAGCCACGGCACCAGCTGA
- the kif16ba gene encoding kinesin-like protein KIF16B isoform X2, which translates to MASVRVAVRVRPMNRREKDLTAKCIIRMEGTKTSILNLKVPDGVVGDSTRERTKTFTYDFSYDSMDCKSSMFASQEKVFKDLGSDVLKAAFEGYNACVFAYGQTGSGKSYTMMGSPGDAGLIPRICEGLFSRISDATRWDEASFRTEVSYLEIYNERVRDLLRRKSTQTYNLRVREHPKDGPYVEDLSKHLVQNYSDVEELMEAGNINRTTASTGMNDVSSRSHAIFTINFTQAKFDAEMPSETVSKIHLVDLAGSERADATGATGVRLKEGGNINKSLVTLGNVISSLADMTQDGVNTNLKKKSVFVPYRDSVLTWLLKDSLGGNSKTIMIATISPADVNYGETLSTLRYANRAKNIINKPTINEDSNVRLIRELRAEIARLKALLVQGNQIALLDSPTALSMEEKLHQNEARVLELTKEWTNKWNETQNILKEETLALRKEGIGVVLDSELPHLIGIDDDLLSTGIILYHLKEGRTYVGREDASTEQDIILHGLDLESEHCMFENQNGTVTLVPLGGAQCSVNGVQVMEPSQLNQGAVILLGRTNMFRFNHPKEAAKLREKRKSGLLSTFSLSMTDLSKSCENLSTVMLYNPGIFTEKGPVFLRLEFERQQREELEKLEMKRRLIKEMEAKQQSEKAELERLQQEVESQRKESEEVQQRILHQEESLRRRSQDIESRLRDFLAEKERFEEERRSDIQGVDHQRQRLLHEHVAEEDEEQRQQQEATAQTEIYRELERLKREREEQQVRLEAERRRLEEQEREQLSLVERLEEQLREKHEAATTLLAREDGRRLEEERRALAEIREALLRAKEAGERTDVEDASGEATSAQARYMDFKATQVKELGQLEEGLQQQRERLEKEVAAEHNTLLHLARSLKERQQQLKETRERGAQDATAVGQEEQLVKQAEHRLQFKERQLARLADSLLPALAEEKQRAAKMLERSNGNCDSPPGLDNTLYQVEKELEEKEEKLNLHWHNAQQLQQLQETYEFTANVARQEEKVRRKEKEILESKEKQQREAMEQAVARLERRHSALRRSTSLEPDAEELRYKNSIQRNLRPGANLDQQRVEREIQKLRQRISEGEENNRTHFISNDEKMSSPVGHIQSRNTLLPLSDDRINAYIEEEVQRRLRKLNLLNGSNNMDQSVSCEPHGKIKIPILQEEEEVSDCSSVRLTDEDDDKPQYLNPRRLKYESPCELWSSLPVLEHKANSTGKIQDNILEEAEDGPEEKLVKENEEMPNKHGDPNRGWQEDVNIPRGKVAQIVRELDRCSLSQDEFCVPSTNLKTYRYDENENVTDERRNSSVCSLHDNDTKAEGRMKELVINKHTSYSIEKLKPQTCHLEVAEQSSDQSQKSQECVTGQSSSKHKSKESVNSKIKEEREAESDKVSLNTNYSLWYFADKLSEVYRGAGKRLQGTRDIILNVRVNEIKVVLSKYVTVMSKDLPLIRAIPLRPVSQPCNAVKNKVTLFDLTKNRTLGLPQNCGMSAGLQYSPEWPKGSVSSIKHIGSEVFYQKLVELPSALSQLQSLSSQKILDQLESLAPHIQLGKVLSIFWVKTANRKQPTPKPGCLLLSEKDIIVVSTDMDSEGTLAVFHHVSLLELKEVQISLAGQHVRLIGCTEDTVLAVFTYSKELTQEFCKTLVKAVDPVQFSAGSSHPLLFDDLMVLSLSWTLSVPDIVLNSGLGVTCRFKRVLADLLYIVHGNMESLGKPCLADVCPLLYTSVMVKNSNNVHEDTLFQFLLTDTHIALLLEDGVFHPVPRGSSLVPVQPQFQGLRLHKRSNIRCLLVRQYGNCLLVEILFTNQKTRTQKKVEFRRGSAEDPSSPTDSRQCDSWKLWFGCTSEAVMLIKHLCT; encoded by the exons ATGGCATCGGTTCGGGTGGCTGTTCGTGTCAGGCCCATGAACAGAAG GGAGAAGGACTTGACTGCAAAATGCATCATCAGGATGGAAGGAACAAAAACCTCAATCCTCAACTTGAAG GTCCCTGATGGAGTCGTTGGCGATTCGACGAGGGAACGAACCAAAACCTTCACGTATGACTTCTCGTATGACTCCATGGACTGTAAGAGCTCCATGTTTGCCTCTCAGGAAAAG gtttttaaaGATTTGGGCTCTGATGTCCTGAAAGCAGCATTTGAAGGCTACAATGCCTGTGTCTTCGCCTATGGTCAGACTGGCTCAGGGAAGTCCTACACCATGATGGGCTCTCCG GGCGACGCAGGTCTGATCCCGAGGATCTGTGAAGGTCTGTTCAGCCGGATCTCTGACGCCACACGATGGGATGAAGCTTCATTTCGAACAGAAGTCAG CTACCTGGAGATCTACAATGAGAGGGTGAGGGACCTGCTGAGGAGGAAGTCCACTCAGACCTACAACCTGAGAGTCAGAGAGCACCCGAAGGACGGCCCTTACGTGGAAG ATCTGTCCAAACACCTGGTGCAGAATTACAGCGACGTAGAGGAGCTGATGGAGGCCGGAAATATCAACCGCACCACTGCCAGCACTGGCATGAATGACGTCAGCAGCCGCTCACACGCCATCTTCACCATCAACTTCACACAG GCCAAATTCGATGCAGAGATGCCCAGTGAAACTGTCAGTAAGATCCATCTGGTTGATCTGGCCGGCAGTGAGCGAGCCGATGCCACTGGCGCCACCGGTGTGCGGCTGAAAGAAGGAGGAAACATCAACAAGTCACTGGTTACCCTGGGCAACGTCATCTCTTCTCTAG CGGACATGACCCAGGACGGCGTGAACACCAACCTGAAGAAGAAGTCAGTGTTTGTTCCCTACAGAGACTCAGTGCTAACGTGGCTACTGAAGGACAGTCTGGGAGGCAACTCCAAGACCATCATGATTGCCa CCATTTCCCCTGCTGATGTAAACTACGGTGAGACCCTCAGCACTCTGCGATACGCCAACCGAGCCAAAAACATCATCAATAAGCCCACCATCAACGAGGACTCCAACGTCAGGCTGATCAGAGAACTGCGCGCTGAAATCGCTCGACTGAAGGCTCTGCTGGTTCAGGGCAACCAG ATCGCTCTCCTGGATTCACCCACTGCTCTGAGTATGGAGGAGAAGCTGCATCAGAACGAAGCCAGA GTCCTAGAATTGACCAAAGAATGGACCAACAAGTGGAATGAGACACAAAACATCCTCAAG gAGGAGACTCTGGCTCTGAGGAAAGAGGGGATCGGTGTGGTGTTAGACTCTGAGCTGCCCCACCTCATTGGCATTGATGACGACCTCCTCAGCACCGGCATTATCCTTTATCACCTGAAG GAAGGACGGACATATGTGGGGAGAGAGGACGCATCTACAGAGCAAGACATCA TCCTGCACGGTTTGGACCTGGAGAGTGAACACTGTATGTTTGAGAACCAGAATGGGACGGTGACTCTGGTGCCGCTTGGTGGGGCTCAGTGTTCAGTGAATGGAGTCCAGGTGATGGAACCGTCACAGCTCAACCAAG GTGCCGTTATTCTGCTCGGCAGGACCAACATGTTTCGCTTTAACCATCCAAAGGAGGCGGCCAAGCTGAGGGAGAAACGAAAG AGTGGGCTGCTCTCTACCTTCAGCCTGTCTATGACGGATCTGTCCAAGTCTTGTGAAAACCTCTCCACTGTGATGCTCTACAACCCTGG TATCTTCACTGAGAAAGGCCCCGTTTTCCTCAG GTTGGAGTTTGAGAGACAGCAGCGAGAAGAGCTGGAAAAACTGGAGATGAAAAG GAGGCTGATCAAAGAGATGGAGGCAAAGCAGCAGAGTGagaaggcagagctggagcGCCTGCAGCAGGAGGTGGAGAGTCAGCGCAAGGAGTCTGAAGAGGTGCAGCAACGAATCCTCCATCAGGAGGAGAGCCTCCGCCGCCGCAGCCAGGATATCGAGAGCCGCCTGCGGGACTTTCTGGCAGAAAAGGAGCGATTTGAGGAGGAGAGACGCTCAGACATCCAGGGGGTGGACCACCAACGGCAGAGACTGCTGCACGAGCATGTagcagaggaggatgaggagcaACGACAGCAGCAGGAGGCCACAGCACAGACTGAGATCTATCGTGAGCTTGAGAGGCTGAAGAGGGAACGTGAAGAGCAGCAGGTTCGTCTGGAGGCCGAGCGGCGGCGGCTGGAGGAGCAGGAGCGTGAACAGCTGAGTCTGGTGGAGAGGCTGGAGGAGCAACTGAGAGAAAAACATGAGGCAGCCACAACCCTGCTGGCCCGGGAGGATGGTCGGCGCCTGGAGGAGGAGCGCCGAGCACTGGCTGAGATCAGAGAAGCGCTGCTTCGTGCCAAAGAGGCTGGAGAGCGGACAGATGTGGAGGATGCCAGTGGGGAGGCGACGTCTGCCCAGGCTCGATACATGGACTTCAAGGCGACTCAGGTGAAGGAGCTGGGTCAGCTCGAGGAGGGGCTCCAGCAGCAGAGGGAGCGCCTAGAGAAGGAGGTGGCTGCTGAGCACAACACACTGCTGCATCTTGCACGCAGTCTCAAGGAACGGCAACAGCAGCTGAAGGAGACGCGGGAGAGAGGAGCTCAAGATGCTACTGCCGTCGGTCAGGAGGAGCAACTGGTTAAACAGGCTGAGCACCGACTGCAGTTTAAGGAGCGGCAGCTGGCTCGCCTTGCCGACAGCCTCCTCCCTGCACTGGCCGAGGAGAAGCAGAGAGCTGCCAAGATGCTAGAGCGTAGCAACGGGAACTGCGACAGCCCACCAGGACTGGACAACACACTGTACCAGGTGGAGAAAGagctggaagaaaaagaagagaaactaAACCTTCACTGGCACAACGcacagcagctccagcagctcCAGGAGACCTACGAGTTCACAGCCAATGTGGCCCGGCAGGAGGAGAAGGTGAGGCGGAAGGAGAAGGAGATCCTGGAGTCGAAGGAAAAGCAGCAGAGGGAGGCAATGGAGCAAGCTGTGGCCCGGCTGGAGCGGAGGCACTCAGCCCTGAGACGCAGCACCTCCCTGGAGCCTGACGCCGAGGAGCTGAGATACAAGAATTCCATCCAGAGAAACCTGAGGCCGGGGGCAAACCTGGACCAGCAGAG AGTGGAGCGCGAGATCCAGAAGTTGAGGCAGAGAATCAGCGAAGGGGAAGAAAACAACAGGACTCATTTCATCAGTAACGATGAGAAGATGAGTTCCCCAGTTGGCCACATCCAGAGTCGGAACACGCTGCTGCCACTTTCAGATGACAG GATAAACGCCTACATTGAGGAGGAGGTCCAGCGCAGGTTGCGCAAGTTGAATCTTCTGAATGGCAGCAACAACATGGATCAGTCTGTGTCCTGTGAACCACATGGG AAAATAAAGATTCCCATCCTGCAG gaggaagaggaagttaGCGACTGTAGCTCTGTTAGATTAACAGATGAG gATGATGACAAGCCACAATACTTAAATCCAAGAAGGCTTAAGTATGAG AGCCCCTGCGAGTTGTGGTCTAGCCTGCCTGTTCTGGAGCACAAGGCAAACTCTACAGGTAAAATCCAGGACAACATATTGGAAGAAGCAGAGGATGGACCTGAAGAAAAACTAGTGAAAGAAAACGAGGAAATGCCTAACAAACATGGTGACCCAAACAGAGGGTGGCAGGAAGACGTGAATATCCCTCGTGGAAAAGTGGCACAAATTGTTCGAGAACTTGATCGTTGTAGCCTGAGTCAAGACGAGTTTTGTGTTCCCTCAACAAACCTGAAGACCTACAGATATGATGAAAATGAGAATGTCACAGATGAAAGAAGAAACAGTTCTGTGTGCTCTCTGCATGATAACGATACAAAGGCTGAAGGCAGAATGAAAGAGTTGGtgataaataaacacacttccTACTCAATAGAAAAACTCAAACCTCAAACATGTCATCTAGAGGTTGCAGAACAATCCAGTGATCAATCACAAAAGTCACAGGAATGTGTCACTGGTCAAAGCAGTTCCAAGCACAAGTCAAAGGAATCGgttaacagtaaaataaaagaagagagagaagcagaaagtGATAAAGTGTCATTGAATACAAACTACAGTCTGTGGTATTTTGCTGATAAGCTCTCTGAAGTGTACAGAGGTGCTGGTAAAAGGCTACAGGGCACACGGGACATCATTCTAAATGTGCGAGTGAATGAGATTAAGGTTGTACTCTCAAAGTATGTGACGGTCATGTCCAAAGATCTGCCGCTGATTCGTGCAATTCCGCTTAGACCAGTGTCACAACCCTGCAatgctgtgaaaaacaaagtcacTTTGTTTGATCTGACGAAGAATCGCACCCTGGGTCTTCCTCAGAATTGTGGCATGTCTGCTGGGCTCCAATATAGCCCAGAGTGGCCCAAGGGGTCTGTGTCTTCTATAAAACATATAGGCTCTGAAGTGTTTTATCAGAAGCTGGTTGAGCTACCTTCTGCCTTGTCTCAACTACAGTCACTTTCATCCCAGAAGATTCTTGACCAGTTGGAATCTTTGGCTCCTCATATACAACTTGGAAAGGTCCTTAGTATCTTCTGGGTCAAAACTGCTAACCGTAAGCAGCCCACCCCAAAACCTGGGTGTCTGCTTTTGTCAGAAAAGGACATAATAGTAGTCTCAACTGACATGGATTCTGAGGGCACCTTAGCTGTTTTTCACCATGTTAGTCTTCTGGAACTCAAGGAGGTCCAGATTAGTTTGGCAGGGCAGCATGTCCGCTTAATCGGCTGTACCGAAGACACGGTCTTGGCTGTGTTCACCTACAGCAAAGAACTTACCCAGGAGTTCTGCAAGACTTTAGTGAAGGCTGTAGATCCTGTGCAGTTCTCTGCAGGGTCTAGTCATCCATTACTCTTTGATGACCTCATGGTCCTTTCTCTCAGTTGGACATTGTCTGTCCCTGACATTGTCCTCAACAGCGGGCTTGGTGTCACCTGCAGATTCAAACGGGTGCTCGCAGACCTGCTCTATATTGTTCACGGGAACATGGAGAGTCTGGGAAAACCTTGCCTGGCTGATGTTTGTCCTCTGCTCTACACCAGTGTTATGGTCAAGAACTCTAACAATGTGCACGAGGACACACTCTTCCAGTTCCTTCTGACAGACACTCACATAGCTCTTCTTCTGGAGGATGGAGTCTTTCATCCAGTGCCAAGGGGCTCAAGTCTGGTCCCAGTCCAGCCCCAGTTTCAGGGACTCAGACTCCACAAGCGTTCAAACATCAGATGTCTGCTGGTGAGACAATATGGCAACTGCCTGCTGGTAGAGATCCTGTTTACAAATCAAAAAACACGAACTCAGAAGAAGGTGGAATTCAGGCGAGGCTCAGCTGAAGACCCCTCAAGTCCTACCGACAGTCGTCAGTGCGATTCTTGGAAGTTGTGGTTTGGCTGCACCTCAGAAGCTGTGATGTTGATTAAGCATTTGTGTACTTAA